GATCATACAGCTCAATGCCTCCTGGCTTATGCCGGTAATCTTTCGTTTTTTGGTTCGATTATTTTTCTGGATAAAATATTCAATCAGAATTGGGATGTCCGACTGCCTCTCCCTCAGGGTGGGTGCTTTAACCGGGATCACATTAAGTCTGTAAAAGAGATCCTCACGAAATCTGCCAGTCTTCACCTCTTCCTCAAGATCTCTGTTCGTGGCCGCAACAACCCTGAAGTCGGATAATATAGGCTGCGTTCCGCCGACTCGCTCAAACTGGCGCTCTTGAAGTACGCGCAAGAGCTTTACCTGGAGCATCGGGCTCATCTCAGATATCTCGTCTAAGAAGACCGTTCCGCCATGGGCAAGTTCAAATCGTCCCTGACGAGTTCGTATGGCGTGAGTAAATGCCCCTTTCTCGTGGCCAAACAACTCGCTTTCGAGTAATTCGGCGGGTATGGCTCCACAATTTATCGGAATAAACGGTTTGTCAGCTCGAGGCCCCTCAAGATGAATTGCCCGCGAAATTAGCTCCTTTCCAGTGCCGGACTCACCAGAGACAAGCACAGTTGTGTCTGTGTCTGCCACTTTGCTGATAAGTGAAAAAAGGTCTTTCATCTTCGCACAGCTGCCGATGATACCAGCATAACTGCAGGAACCGCTTATATCGGTAATTGTCATTCTATCCTCTTGTTTTGACCAGAAAAATCATACACGGAAATTTCGCCAAACTTTACGACCTTTTCCTGACAATATCCATAAAAAAAGTGTCATTTTTTATGAGATTGGGATAATATTTGTAGAATTATCATTATGTTGCCGTATTTTAACCTTTCTTCATTCTTTTCACGAAAATGCCGAAGAGATGAAAAACGATACCTGTGAACTATGTAAGCCCTTTTTCTCCCGGCTGTGATTTCTATCCACTAAACCCTGAATCAGACATGAATGACATTTCTTCAAAGCTGCCAATTGTCGAGCTCATAAAAATTAACAAGGTCTACCCCCCCGACATCGTTGCCCTTCTCGACATCTCATGCACCGTCCGCAGAGGTGAAATGCTCTTTCTGACAGGTATGAGCGGGGCCGGCAAGACATCGCTTTTAAAACTTATCTGTGCCATCGAACACCCGACAAAAGGGGTTATTGAGGTGGACGGCCAAGATCTTTCCAAGATTTCAGCCAGCCGCCTGCAACGAGTTCGACAACGTATTGGTATCGCCTATCAAGACTTCAAACTGCTTCCCAAGCATACGGTTTTTCAAAATATCGCCATGCCCATGGAAGTTACCTATAAGTCAAAAAAAATCATCAACGACAGAATAGATTTTCTTCTTGACGCCCTGAACCTGACATCCAAAAAAGAGTTTCGCACTGAGATCCTTTCCCGAGGCGAGCAGCAACGGGTCAGCATTGCACGAGCCGCCGCCAACTACCCACCACTTCTTCTGGCAGATGAGCCAACAGGCAATTTAGACCCGATGCACACCAAACTCGTTATTAACCTTTTCGAACAGTTAAACCAGGCTGGCACAGCCTTGATCATTGCCACTCACGATGAGTCGATCTACAAAGATTCGACACATCAAATCCTAGACCTGGATCATGGAAAAATGAATTTTCTCGGAACTATCGATCAAAAACCTGACGCAGGATATACAGGAGACAGACTTTGAACGCCTTGGCAATTCTCACCCAAACAGGTAGAAATTTAAAACAGACCTGGGGTGCACAGCTTATGACATTATTAACTGTCAGCCTCTCTGTTTTAATTTTTTCGTTTTTCTTTCTGGTTTTTATAAACCTACAAAAAGCCGGCGTTCAATTGAGCAAGCATATTCGGCTTATAGTTTACCTCGAAAATGAGATACCTGTGGCGTTACGTCCACAGATCGAAAAACGGATCAGAAGTTTCAGCGATGTTGAGAAAGTTGTATTCATCTCCCGCCAAGATGCCTTTAATCATCTGAGCAAACAACTTGGCTCAGAGAGCAACATGCTTCAGGACATGACCCCTGACTTTCTGCCTCCATCCATTGAGGTCTACCCCGCTAAAAACCTGGAAACGCTCTCTCGAATCGACCAATTCTCAGACTTCCTGGCAACCCTGCCAGAGGCTCAAAAAGTAGAGTATGGCCGTGAATGGATAGAGCGCCTGGCACTATTTACCCAGCTCATCAGGCTCATTGTTTTTCTAAGCGGCGGCCTCCTGGTGCTTACTGCAACATTTATGGTTTCGAGCACCATTCGGCTCACGGTTATCACCAGGCATGCCGAGCTTGAGATTCTTAGACTGCTGGGCGCCACAAAATCATACATCCAGGCCCCGCTGGTTCTTGAGGGGATTTTGCAGGGGATCTTTGGCGCAGGATTTGGCTTAATTTGCCTCTATGCACTTTATGCCTGGATCAAAACCAAATTCAGTGGCCCTGCACTCCTCAGTATCTTCAACTTCACCTTTATGCCCCAATATATGGTTGCCGCAATTCTCCTGATCAGCATCATCCTCTGCACCTTCGGCAGTATCGTTTCGATCCGTAAATTTTTACGAATATGACCTCATTATGTCCTTTAACCGTGCTTTCAGTCGAACTCTGCAAAATTTAGTCATCACGACCTTATTTTTCTTCATATCAACAGGAAGCCTGCCGGTTTTTTGTTTGGCAAATCAACCACCCCCATCGACTATTGACCGCATTCGGCAACAGATATCCAGTCAGAAAGAGAAAATTCAATCTTCCCAGAAGCATGAGCTTAACATTCACAAAGAACTACAGAGGATGGACAACGAGCTTAAGGTTGGACAGGAAAAACTGCTCTTTTTGCAAGAACAACTTCTTAGTCAGGAGGAGCGCATTCAGCAAAAAGAGTTAGAAATCAATGCCTTGCAAGCGGAAAAAGAGACTATTGCCGAACATGTAAGCAAAAGGCTTCGTTCATTTTACCAGATGGATGAAATCAGTATTATCAACACCTTATTTTCCGCGTCTACCCTGCCCCAACTGCTCAATTTAAATCACTATTTCCAAGCCATGTTTCAGTATGACAAACAGGTCCTTCATAACTACAGCTCTAAAATCACCCTGCTTTCCAGCGCCCAGGCTGAAATTATCAAAGAAAAAGAAAATCTTTTAGAGGTGATTCTGGAAACAAAAAAGCAGGAAGAGTTATTAATTTCTGCTCGACAGGAAAGGGCAGACCTTCTTGCCCGGGTACAAACCGAAGAGCAACTTTACCGACGTGCGCTTGCTGAAATTCAGGTTGCGGCCGATGAACTGGCCGAAAAAATTGACAGCCTACAGGTCAAAGTTATCCGCAGCAAAAAACGCAAAATTACCAAGCTGAAATCCACTAAAAAGACACTCCCCCGTGAGAACACCGAGTTCATCTCTATGCAGGGCAGATTAGCGCCCCCAGTTCAGGGTAAGATAATTAAATATTTCGGGGCTTCGATTGACCGGTTCAACACCGAAGTAATCTCTACAGGTATCAATATCGAGGTGGCTCAAAAAACTGAAGTTCAAGCCATTTATTCTGGATTCGTCGCTTTTGCAGGTACGATGACAGGCTACGGCAACATGGTCATTATTGATCATGGCCTTCAATATCACAGCCTCGTTTCGGGCCTTGACTCGATCCTGATCACAAAAGGCGAGCAGGTCGAAACCGGTCAAACAATCGGACTGATGGGCGACGGCACGACGCTTTTGTCAAACGGATTGCATTTTGAGATCAGACATGAATCTCAACCAGTTGACCCTCTCCCCTGGTTGATTGACAGCCCCTGATAGTGCTTCAGACAATTATGGAGAGTTTTTTTAAAGCGTTTTACATATTGTCCTTGAAATCGATAGGTGGTAAACAGATGCAACAGAACAACTACTACTCGTCCTTTAGTCTTTTGTAGTGTAATAATCGTCTCTAGCAGCCCAACAACAATTTCAAGCCTCATATTTACCCTCGAGAGCAATCATGCAAGCAAACGCTTTAAAAAATATATCCATACTGACTATTCTCACCATCACTCTTCTTTTCCAACCGACCAGCGCCTTCACCAAAGACCAGAACACATACAAGAACCTAGAAACCTTTGCAAATGTCCTGAGTCTTCTCGAGAAGAACTACGTTGAAGAGATCGACTCCGAAAACGTTATCAATGGCGCCATTAAAGGCATGCTTTCCGCCCTTGACCCCCACTCATCTTACTTAAAGCCCGAGAGCTTCAAAGACCTGCAGATCGAAACAAAAGGCAGTTTTTCGGGTATCGGTATTGAAATTACCATGAAAAATGATGTTCTTATTGTTGTTTCGCCAATCGAAGGAACACCCGCCTATGAAAAGGGCATTAAGGCTGGTGATAAAATCATCAAAATCGGCAAAGAGTTCACCAAGGAGATGACCCTGATGGAGGCGGTCACTCTGTTACGCGGTAAAAAAGGGTCTGAAGTCACTATCTCGATCCACAGAAAGGGCTGGGACGACTTACAGGAATTCACAATTACCCGTGACGTTATCCCACTGCACAGTGTCAAGGCATCACTTCTCGAACCGGGTTACGGGTATGTGCGCATAACTAATTTTCAGGCTAAAACTACTCGAGATACCAGGGAGGCCATCAACAGACTGTCCGCCCAAAAACAGCTAGCCGGCCTTGTGCTTGACTTGAGAAACAATCCCGGGGGGCTGCTCGAACAATCCGTTAACATCTCAGATCTTTTTCTTAATGAAGGAATGATTGTGTACACTAAAGGAAGACTTAAAAACCAGAACACCGAATATTTTGCCCACTCGGGCGGCTCCAAGTTTGACTTTCCATTAATAGTTCTGGTGAACGAGGGCAGTGCCAGTGCCTCTGAAATTGTTGCCGGTGCATTACAAGACCACAAACGGGCCTTAATCCTTGGCGTTCAAACCTTTGGGAAAGGTTCTGTCCAGACGGTTTTCCCTTTAAATGATGGGGCGGGACTTAGACTGACCACGGCCAGATATTACACCCCAAACGGCACATCAATACAGGCCAAAGGGATAACCCCCGACTTGATTGTGCCGCTACAGCCACCAAGTGAGGATAAGGAACTATCGGCATCCGTACTGCGCGAAAAAGACCTCAAGCATCATATTAAAAACGGTAACGAACTCGGAGAGAAACAACAGAAAACAGATGAAGAGTCAGAACTAAATAGTAGTGGTGATGTGGAAGAACAGCTCAGCAGGGACAATCAACTTAGTACCGCTTTGATGTTATTGAAAGGACTTAACGTCTTCGGTAAAAAAACGATCCAAGACAATTAATAGACAATACACAAACTATTCCGTTTCTTCTTTTTGAATGCGGCGCTGCTTCAACGCCAAGCTCTGCTGCTTGAAGTTATAATGAACAAGCTCTTCACGATCCGCATCCATAATTAACTTCAAATTTACGGAAACACGGTATCTCTGATCAGGCTTAACTTGATCACCCCGACACGCAACACACTCCACAACAGTTCCAAAACAGCAGATAAATACATGTTCCGGCTGTAAAAGAAGATAGATTTCTACAATATCATTTTTGCTAAACTCCTTATCGCTCCAAAATGCTAAACCGTTGGCACCAATGCTGACCCGTTGAAGAACAAGAGTATCTACAAGGCTCGGCTCGTTATCAACTTTTTTTAAGAGCAGATTGAGTTTACCGTCGATATGCTGCAAAAATGCTGCTAAATCCTCATCCTTATCCCTTAACCTGGCCAAAGAAGATTGCGCCCCGATGTAGACCTGAACGTCGGCAAGCTCTTCTCTGTTATAAAGTGAAATACCCTCATTAAAATCAGCCAAAACCTTCTCGAATTTTTCGGTTGAAACACGGCTACACGCAAATGGAATTTTGCCGGTTACACGAACCGCCTGTCGATTATCTATTGTCATAATTAGTGCCCTACCCCGGAAACTCTTCTATAAAAAAAAATCGATTCGCACTCTTGAAATCACCACTTCAGTAACTCAAACCGTTATTGCAGCGGATACTATTCAGCGAGAAGCTCTTTGAGCCCCTTAAAAGTAAGGGCGGTTTGAGGAAGTTCTAATTTAAATTCCACGCGCCTATTTTTTGCCCTGCCTTCAGAGGTATCATTCCCTGCTAGAGGTTGGCCATCTGCACTTCCCGTTGCGGTCATCCTAAAGTTAGAAATTTTAAATTTATCCTCCCAATATTCGACAACAGCAACACTTCGTGCGGCCGAGAGACCCCAGTTAGAACTAAACAACCCACCTTTTCGTAAGGGCACGTTATCCGTGTGCCCATAGACAGTGACTTTGGCTTCAATTTCTGAAATAACCTTTCCGATTGCGTCTAGAATTGGGAAAAATTGTTTCCGAATGGTTGCCTTACCAAAATCAAAAGCCAAGGAGTCCTTCATCCTCAACAAGACCGCTCCTTCACCAGCCGCCTCAACCTCTATCAAACCACTGGCCATCTCTTCTGAAACTTCTTCCTCAAGCCGTTTGATTATCTTTACGGCAATTGGAATAGAGGGCAGTTCCTGGGAAATAATCTTATCAGAACTCGGACTATCAACAACCTTCACGGTCTTCTGCACACCGAAGGCATTCTTCATCGAACCTTTCACCATCTTGTATTTCTGAGCGTCCATGACCGAAAAGGAGAGGAGCAAAACAAAAAAACAAAGCAACAGCGACATCAGATCCGCAAAAGTACACATCCATGCAGGCGATCCGGCCTTGCATTTTACTTTGGGGCAATCATCATCTGCCATACATACACCATTTGAGGCTCAGCGCAGTCATATACCCGATTTTATCGCGTTTATAGGTACCAGAGCTTACGAGGAGTTGTAAAAAAACACCGAAGTGCAGCACTACTGCCCTGCCAGACGATCTTTTGGAGGCAGAAAGGTTTCCAAAAACTCCTGCATAACCCTGGGATTAATACCCTTCAAAATTCCAAGCACCCCTTCAATTATCAGACGTTTGTTTCTGGCTTCCTGTTCACTGCGCAACGCAAGTTTATCGGCGATAGGCAAAAAAACCAGGTTGGCCAGAATAGCCCCATACATGGTTGTTAAAAGGGCGACAGCCATGGCGGGTCCTATCGAAGCCGGATCGCTCATATTGCCCAGCATCAAGATCAGACCGATAAGAGTGCCTATCATACCAAAGGCTGGCGCAGCATCACCCATACCGCTGAATACCTTGCGGCCAAGATCATGCCGTTCAATGGTCAAACTAACCTCTTTTTTTAAAACCTCTTCAATAAACTCAGCCTCATGCCCGTCAACACAGTACATTATCGCCTTTTTCAAAAAGGCATCGTCTATCGGTTGCTGCTCAAGAACAATCAAGCCGTTTTTTCTGGCAATATTAGCCAGGTTAACAACCTCTTTGATAATATCAGATGGATTACTTAACGAGGAGAAGAGTGTCTTCATCCCAACTTTTGAAGAATTAATAACATCCTCCATACCAAAACGAATAAAGGCAGTTGAAAGAGTACCACCCAGAACAATCAGCACTGAAGGAATATTTATAAAGCTCGACAGCGATCCGCCCAGAAATATCGCCGCTAATATTAAAAATGTACCTAACGCCAAGCCTATCGGGGTTGCTATATCCATTAACGTGTCCCTTTAATTACTGTTCAACAACTCTTTTACATCAAATTTGAGAGGAAAACTATGCTCGTCTCCGGGATACTCCCCGTCTTTAACTTCCTGTATAAACACCTGCACGGCCTCTTTTATGGAAGGAGCGAGGCGAGTAAACTGTTTAACAAAACTTGGCGTAAACTTTTCGAACATGCCCAGTAGATCATGGGTCACTAATACCTGTCCATCGCAACCCACGCCGGCACCAATGCCTATTGTCGGAATACCTATCTGCTGAGTAATCAACTGCGCCAATGGAGCGGGAACACATTCCAGAACAATTGCAAAGGCTCCGGCTTGCTCCAAGGCCCGAGCTGCTTCAAGCAGGGCCTTAGCAGAATCGATATCTTTGCCCTGCACTTTATAACCACCAAGTTTGCCTGCCGTCTGCGGCGTCAAACCGATATGACCCATTACCGGGATACCAGCCTTATCGATTGCCCGAACAGTCTCACAAACTTCAATGCCACCTTCAATTTTAATGGCGTCAGAGCCTGCTTCCTTCATGAAACGGCCAGCATTTTTAATAGCGTCAGGCACTGAGACCTGATACGACATAAACGGCATATCGCCAACTATCAAGGTATCTGGCGCCCCATTGCGGACAGCCCTTGAATGATGAATCATCTCCTCCATGGTCACAGGAACAGTTGAGTCATATCCAAGCACCACCATACCGAGAGAATCACCAACCAACAGCATATCCACACCGGCGCCTTCGAGCATCCTGGCGAAACTGGCATCATAAGCAGTCAGCATAGAGATACGCTGACCGACAGCTTTCATATTTTTGATATCTGCAACATTTTTTTTGGTCATGGTTCTCTTTGTATTAGATCGAAAAAGTTGTTTTTAACAGCTTGATATAATTACCATAGCAGAATTTTGTGCAGACACAAAAAAAAACATGCCGCAAGGTAAAAATATATTTTTTGAGATGTACTGAAAATAAGCGGAGAAACAAGAAGAAATTAAGAAAGGAACAATGGCTTACTCAAAAAGTTTGGGCGCTTGTTGGGGGATGCTGCCGGCATAGGTTCTGCCAAAATGCTCATAAGCGGCGGGGGTGACCATGCGCCCCCTGGGAGTGCGCATAAGAAAGCCGGACTGAATCAAGAACGGTTCGTAAACATCTTCCAGGGTGTTTTTCTCCTCGCACACAGCAGTGGCCAGAGTTTCAAGACCAATTGGACCGCCCTGAAATTTGTCAATCATAGTAAGCAGAATACGCCGATCCATATCATCTAGCCCCAGTTCGTCGACATTGAGCATCTCAAGGGCTAAACAAGAGACCTTCTTGGTAATTTTACCATCCGCCTTAACTTCGGCAAAGTCACGAACCCGCTTGAGAAGGCGGTTTGCAATTCTAGGGGTACCGCGAGAACGCCCCCCCAACTCCTGCGCTCCGCTTTCATCCATCGGAATGCCAAGCATTTTCCCTGACCGCTTAACAATTTCGACTAACTCTGTCGATGAATAATAGTCCAGGCGCAGAATAATACCAAAGCGGTCACGTAATGGCGGGGTTAATAAGCCGGTACGAGTTGTTGCCCCCACCAAGGTAAATCGGGGCAAATCCATTTTAACCGATTTTGCACCGGGGCCCTGGCCTATCACCAGATCGAGCTGGAAATCCTCCA
This window of the Desulfobulbaceae bacterium genome carries:
- a CDS encoding sigma-54-dependent Fis family transcriptional regulator — its product is MTITDISGSCSYAGIIGSCAKMKDLFSLISKVADTDTTVLVSGESGTGKELISRAIHLEGPRADKPFIPINCGAIPAELLESELFGHEKGAFTHAIRTRQGRFELAHGGTVFLDEISEMSPMLQVKLLRVLQERQFERVGGTQPILSDFRVVAATNRDLEEEVKTGRFREDLFYRLNVIPVKAPTLRERQSDIPILIEYFIQKNNRTKKRKITGISQEALSCMIRYPWPGNVRELENIVERMVILAAGQEIMADDLPEKIFMSKGDSEGPVNELPASGFILSNVVADYEKKLIVQALNQTDWVKNQAAMLLNINRTTLIEKMKRHNLVKPTVELVQ
- a CDS encoding ATP-binding cassette domain-containing protein, giving the protein MVELIKINKVYPPDIVALLDISCTVRRGEMLFLTGMSGAGKTSLLKLICAIEHPTKGVIEVDGQDLSKISASRLQRVRQRIGIAYQDFKLLPKHTVFQNIAMPMEVTYKSKKIINDRIDFLLDALNLTSKKEFRTEILSRGEQQRVSIARAAANYPPLLLADEPTGNLDPMHTKLVINLFEQLNQAGTALIIATHDESIYKDSTHQILDLDHGKMNFLGTIDQKPDAGYTGDRL
- a CDS encoding ABC transporter permease, translating into MTLLTVSLSVLIFSFFFLVFINLQKAGVQLSKHIRLIVYLENEIPVALRPQIEKRIRSFSDVEKVVFISRQDAFNHLSKQLGSESNMLQDMTPDFLPPSIEVYPAKNLETLSRIDQFSDFLATLPEAQKVEYGREWIERLALFTQLIRLIVFLSGGLLVLTATFMVSSTIRLTVITRHAELEILRLLGATKSYIQAPLVLEGILQGIFGAGFGLICLYALYAWIKTKFSGPALLSIFNFTFMPQYMVAAILLISIILCTFGSIVSIRKFLRI
- a CDS encoding peptidoglycan DD-metalloendopeptidase family protein yields the protein MANQPPPSTIDRIRQQISSQKEKIQSSQKHELNIHKELQRMDNELKVGQEKLLFLQEQLLSQEERIQQKELEINALQAEKETIAEHVSKRLRSFYQMDEISIINTLFSASTLPQLLNLNHYFQAMFQYDKQVLHNYSSKITLLSSAQAEIIKEKENLLEVILETKKQEELLISARQERADLLARVQTEEQLYRRALAEIQVAADELAEKIDSLQVKVIRSKKRKITKLKSTKKTLPRENTEFISMQGRLAPPVQGKIIKYFGASIDRFNTEVISTGINIEVAQKTEVQAIYSGFVAFAGTMTGYGNMVIIDHGLQYHSLVSGLDSILITKGEQVETGQTIGLMGDGTTLLSNGLHFEIRHESQPVDPLPWLIDSP
- a CDS encoding S41 family peptidase codes for the protein MQANALKNISILTILTITLLFQPTSAFTKDQNTYKNLETFANVLSLLEKNYVEEIDSENVINGAIKGMLSALDPHSSYLKPESFKDLQIETKGSFSGIGIEITMKNDVLIVVSPIEGTPAYEKGIKAGDKIIKIGKEFTKEMTLMEAVTLLRGKKGSEVTISIHRKGWDDLQEFTITRDVIPLHSVKASLLEPGYGYVRITNFQAKTTRDTREAINRLSAQKQLAGLVLDLRNNPGGLLEQSVNISDLFLNEGMIVYTKGRLKNQNTEYFAHSGGSKFDFPLIVLVNEGSASASEIVAGALQDHKRALILGVQTFGKGSVQTVFPLNDGAGLRLTTARYYTPNGTSIQAKGITPDLIVPLQPPSEDKELSASVLREKDLKHHIKNGNELGEKQQKTDEESELNSSGDVEEQLSRDNQLSTALMLLKGLNVFGKKTIQDN
- a CDS encoding PilZ domain-containing protein, with the protein product MTIDNRQAVRVTGKIPFACSRVSTEKFEKVLADFNEGISLYNREELADVQVYIGAQSSLARLRDKDEDLAAFLQHIDGKLNLLLKKVDNEPSLVDTLVLQRVSIGANGLAFWSDKEFSKNDIVEIYLLLQPEHVFICCFGTVVECVACRGDQVKPDQRYRVSVNLKLIMDADREELVHYNFKQQSLALKQRRIQKEETE
- a CDS encoding OmpA family protein, which produces MADDDCPKVKCKAGSPAWMCTFADLMSLLLCFFVLLLSFSVMDAQKYKMVKGSMKNAFGVQKTVKVVDSPSSDKIISQELPSIPIAVKIIKRLEEEVSEEMASGLIEVEAAGEGAVLLRMKDSLAFDFGKATIRKQFFPILDAIGKVISEIEAKVTVYGHTDNVPLRKGGLFSSNWGLSAARSVAVVEYWEDKFKISNFRMTATGSADGQPLAGNDTSEGRAKNRRVEFKLELPQTALTFKGLKELLAE
- a CDS encoding MotA/TolQ/ExbB proton channel family protein; translated protein: MDIATPIGLALGTFLILAAIFLGGSLSSFINIPSVLIVLGGTLSTAFIRFGMEDVINSSKVGMKTLFSSLSNPSDIIKEVVNLANIARKNGLIVLEQQPIDDAFLKKAIMYCVDGHEAEFIEEVLKKEVSLTIERHDLGRKVFSGMGDAAPAFGMIGTLIGLILMLGNMSDPASIGPAMAVALLTTMYGAILANLVFLPIADKLALRSEQEARNKRLIIEGVLGILKGINPRVMQEFLETFLPPKDRLAGQ
- the panB gene encoding 3-methyl-2-oxobutanoate hydroxymethyltransferase — encoded protein: MTKKNVADIKNMKAVGQRISMLTAYDASFARMLEGAGVDMLLVGDSLGMVVLGYDSTVPVTMEEMIHHSRAVRNGAPDTLIVGDMPFMSYQVSVPDAIKNAGRFMKEAGSDAIKIEGGIEVCETVRAIDKAGIPVMGHIGLTPQTAGKLGGYKVQGKDIDSAKALLEAARALEQAGAFAIVLECVPAPLAQLITQQIGIPTIGIGAGVGCDGQVLVTHDLLGMFEKFTPSFVKQFTRLAPSIKEAVQVFIQEVKDGEYPGDEHSFPLKFDVKELLNSN
- the ruvB gene encoding Holliday junction branch migration DNA helicase RuvB, translating into MNFEERIVTSKGVIDELAEEVSLRPQYLAQYIGQDHLKNNLSISIQAALARNDVLDHVLFHGFPGLGKTTLAYIIANEMGAKIKVTSGPVIEKSGDLAAILTSLQEGDVLFIDEIHRLNHVVEEILYPAMEDFQLDLVIGQGPGAKSVKMDLPRFTLVGATTRTGLLTPPLRDRFGIILRLDYYSSTELVEIVKRSGKMLGIPMDESGAQELGGRSRGTPRIANRLLKRVRDFAEVKADGKITKKVSCLALEMLNVDELGLDDMDRRILLTMIDKFQGGPIGLETLATAVCEEKNTLEDVYEPFLIQSGFLMRTPRGRMVTPAAYEHFGRTYAGSIPQQAPKLFE